One window of Nocardia nova SH22a genomic DNA carries:
- the lexA gene encoding transcriptional repressor LexA: MLEVIRTSVNERGYPPSIREIGDAVGLTSTSSVAHQLRALERKGYLRRDPNRPRAVDVRGLDETAIRATGGAPGLRAVAAEPDEATPIPTYVPILGRIAAGGPILAEQAVEDVFPLPRELVGEGSLFLLKVVGESMVDAAICDGDWVVVRQQNVADNGDIVAAMIEGEATVKTFKRTGDQVWLMPHNPLFEPIDGNDAQVLGKVVTVIRKI; encoded by the coding sequence GTGCTCGAGGTCATCCGGACCTCGGTGAACGAACGCGGTTATCCCCCGAGCATCCGCGAGATCGGCGATGCGGTCGGATTGACGTCCACGTCGTCGGTCGCCCATCAGCTGCGCGCGCTCGAACGCAAGGGATATCTGCGCCGCGACCCCAACCGGCCGCGCGCGGTCGATGTCCGCGGTCTCGACGAGACGGCGATCCGCGCCACCGGCGGCGCGCCGGGCCTGCGGGCCGTGGCCGCCGAGCCGGACGAGGCCACCCCGATCCCGACCTACGTCCCGATCCTGGGGCGGATCGCGGCCGGTGGGCCGATCCTCGCCGAACAGGCCGTCGAGGACGTCTTCCCGCTGCCGCGCGAACTGGTCGGCGAGGGTTCACTGTTCCTGTTGAAGGTCGTCGGTGAATCGATGGTCGACGCGGCCATCTGCGACGGGGACTGGGTGGTGGTGCGTCAGCAGAACGTCGCCGACAACGGCGATATCGTGGCCGCCATGATCGAGGGCGAGGCCACGGTCAAGACGTTCAAACGCACCGGCGACCAGGTCTGGCTGATGCCCCACAATCCGCTGTTCGAACCCATCGACGGTAACGACGCCCAGGTGCTCGGCAAGGTCGTCACGGTCATCCGCAAGATCTGA
- a CDS encoding cytochrome c oxidase assembly protein, with amino-acid sequence MGWTDTPLTVHSVVDAWRWDTSVVVVTAALAAGYGLARRRARRNGTTESAGRGGVFGVVGLGIWLLTGISVIGVYSDTLFWVRALQILLLLYVVPFGLAAGRPVTLLRDALGPIGRARLERVLGSAPARALTFPLVPSMAMLATPWLLVLTPWYEAVLRNGVTDALTRLLLVAIGFVYFYSRLQTDPVPHRYSQAVSLVITVFESLADGVLGLVLWFGPLVAVGYYTEVGRTWGPDLRMDQIIAAGIIWVLGDVLGLPYLLTLMRSWAADERRNAARMDAELDAAEQDSAAPRPAPVGSAAAKTPAEEPIQSGLWWENDPVLRDRFRR; translated from the coding sequence GTGGGATGGACTGACACGCCTCTGACCGTGCACTCGGTGGTCGACGCCTGGCGCTGGGACACCTCGGTCGTCGTGGTGACCGCCGCCCTGGCGGCAGGCTACGGACTGGCCCGCCGCCGCGCGCGGCGGAACGGGACGACCGAATCCGCGGGCCGCGGCGGTGTCTTCGGTGTGGTCGGCCTGGGAATCTGGCTGCTGACCGGGATCAGCGTCATCGGCGTCTATTCCGACACGTTGTTCTGGGTGCGGGCACTGCAGATATTGCTGCTGCTGTACGTGGTGCCGTTCGGGCTCGCCGCCGGGCGGCCGGTGACGCTGCTGCGGGACGCGCTCGGGCCGATCGGCCGCGCCCGGCTCGAACGGGTCCTGGGATCGGCGCCCGCCCGTGCCCTCACCTTTCCGCTGGTGCCGTCGATGGCGATGCTGGCCACGCCCTGGCTGCTGGTGCTGACACCCTGGTACGAGGCCGTGCTGCGCAACGGGGTGACCGACGCGCTCACCCGCCTGCTGCTGGTGGCCATCGGATTCGTGTACTTCTACTCGCGGCTGCAGACCGATCCGGTGCCGCACCGCTATTCGCAGGCCGTCTCGCTGGTCATCACCGTGTTCGAGTCACTGGCCGACGGTGTTCTGGGCCTGGTGCTCTGGTTCGGGCCGCTGGTCGCCGTCGGCTATTACACCGAGGTGGGCCGGACCTGGGGACCGGATCTGCGGATGGATCAGATCATCGCCGCGGGCATCATCTGGGTACTCGGTGATGTGCTGGGGCTGCCGTACCTGCTCACGCTGATGCGCTCCTGGGCCGCCGACGAACGCCGCAACGCCGCCCGCATGGACGCCGAACTCGATGCCGCCGAACAGGATTCGGCGGCTCCTCGTCCCGCCCCGGTCGGCTCCGCCGCCGCGAAAACGCCTGCGGAGGAGCCGATTCAGAGCGGGTTGTGGTGGGAGAACGATCCCGTGCTGCGCGACCGGTTCCGGCGCTGA
- a CDS encoding cation diffusion facilitator family transporter has translation MGAGHAHGPGHAHGHAHAAPGSDRRWLVGALAVIVAFLLGEVVVGVLAGSLALLSDAAHMLTDAASIALALWAIRLAARPPAGRMTFGWKRVEILSAQANGLTLLVLSAWLLYEAVRRLIEPPAVTGGLVLVTALVGVVVNLAATWMISRANRTSLNVEGAFQHILTDLYAFVATAVAGLIVMTTGFERADAIATLIVVALMVKAGVGLVRASSRIFLEAAPADIDPSAVGTGMAARDGVVEVHDLHIWEITSGSPALSAHILVEPGRDCHAVRQDLARWLAADHHIEHATLQVDHAQPELIELGAGPGAHCTPSHHAARESDIRN, from the coding sequence ATGGGTGCCGGACACGCACACGGCCCGGGGCATGCGCACGGTCATGCGCACGCGGCTCCCGGCAGCGATCGGCGCTGGCTGGTCGGTGCGCTCGCGGTGATCGTGGCCTTCCTTCTCGGCGAGGTGGTGGTGGGTGTCCTCGCCGGATCGCTGGCGCTGCTGTCGGATGCCGCGCACATGCTCACCGATGCCGCCTCGATCGCGTTGGCGCTGTGGGCGATTCGCCTGGCCGCCCGGCCGCCGGCGGGGCGGATGACCTTCGGCTGGAAGCGGGTCGAGATCCTGTCCGCGCAGGCCAACGGCCTCACCCTGCTGGTGCTGTCGGCCTGGCTGCTGTACGAGGCGGTCCGACGGCTGATCGAGCCGCCCGCGGTCACCGGCGGGCTGGTGCTGGTGACGGCGCTGGTGGGCGTGGTCGTGAATCTCGCTGCGACCTGGATGATTTCGCGGGCGAATCGAACCAGCCTCAATGTCGAGGGAGCTTTCCAGCACATCCTCACCGATCTGTACGCCTTCGTCGCCACCGCCGTGGCCGGGTTGATCGTCATGACCACCGGATTCGAACGCGCCGACGCCATCGCGACGCTGATCGTGGTCGCGCTGATGGTGAAGGCCGGTGTGGGCCTGGTGCGGGCATCCAGCCGGATCTTCCTCGAGGCGGCGCCCGCCGATATCGATCCGTCGGCGGTGGGGACCGGAATGGCCGCCCGCGACGGTGTGGTCGAGGTCCACGATCTGCACATCTGGGAGATCACCTCCGGGTCGCCGGCGCTCTCGGCGCACATCCTGGTCGAGCCCGGGCGTGATTGTCACGCGGTCCGCCAGGATCTGGCGCGGTGGCTCGCGGCCGACCATCACATCGAACATGCCACCCTGCAGGTCGACCACGCGCAACCCGAACTGATCGAACTCGGCGCGGGGCCGGGCGCCCACTGCACCCCATCGCACCACGCCGCCCGCGAAAGCGATATTCGGAATTAA
- a CDS encoding histone-like nucleoid-structuring protein Lsr2, with protein sequence MAKKVTVTLIDDYDGKSKADETVQFSIDGVAYEIDLSTLNAGKLRGALEPWTEKARKVGRLKAATGTRAKSAADREQTVAIREWAKKHGYNVSARGRISSEVVAAYHKASNK encoded by the coding sequence ATGGCCAAGAAAGTCACCGTCACACTCATCGATGATTACGACGGGAAGTCCAAAGCGGATGAGACCGTGCAGTTCTCGATCGATGGTGTGGCGTATGAAATCGACCTGTCGACATTGAACGCCGGGAAGCTGCGCGGAGCGCTCGAGCCCTGGACGGAAAAGGCTCGCAAGGTCGGCCGGTTGAAGGCCGCCACCGGCACCCGCGCGAAGTCCGCGGCGGACCGCGAACAGACCGTGGCGATCCGGGAATGGGCCAAGAAACACGGCTATAACGTCTCCGCCCGCGGTCGCATTTCCTCCGAGGTTGTCGCGGCCTATCACAAAGCGAGCAACAAGTAG
- a CDS encoding diguanylate cyclase domain-containing protein gives MTGESGIGELARRWRIAVADTGFVPMSMHELEQLLTGLLRQLIAVARDEPFDPAPAAAVGAALVRANLTDPQVLARSTTTLAELATTWFPPGDRIIAALGEMARGYTEELLATRARHQEMLHAAMAEARNAAEARFRIVFDNAAIAIGIGDAEGRVVDLNPAMAAMLGVPREYLLEHGIAELIHPDDRPELRRRVIDLLRTGTGTVRTELRYPRPEGVQGWATWAITLVPELGGRAPYLLVVGEDTTQRRELQAELHRQARHDPLTALPNRRQLVEVLSDIGADAGPHDRIGLCFIDLDGFKSVNDTYGHGAGDRLLTAVADRLAAAAPGVLLARVGGDEFVALIRPPCDTDRIAEVAEQLLDALAEPLPVDGRDLMISACIGAIVTLVAGADAELLLDAADAGLYRAKATGRNRWVLHSADVPARVRGLG, from the coding sequence ATGACAGGGGAATCCGGAATCGGTGAGCTGGCGCGGCGATGGCGTATCGCCGTCGCCGATACCGGCTTCGTCCCCATGTCGATGCACGAGCTCGAACAGCTGCTGACGGGTCTGCTCCGGCAGCTGATCGCGGTCGCCCGCGACGAGCCGTTCGATCCCGCACCGGCCGCCGCCGTCGGCGCCGCGCTGGTCCGCGCCAATCTCACCGATCCGCAGGTCCTGGCCCGCTCCACCACGACCCTCGCCGAGCTGGCCACCACCTGGTTTCCGCCGGGTGACCGGATCATCGCCGCGCTGGGCGAGATGGCCCGGGGATATACCGAGGAATTACTCGCGACCCGCGCACGCCATCAGGAAATGCTGCACGCCGCGATGGCGGAGGCCCGCAATGCGGCGGAGGCGCGATTCCGGATCGTATTCGACAACGCCGCGATCGCCATCGGTATCGGGGACGCCGAGGGCCGGGTGGTGGACCTCAATCCGGCGATGGCGGCGATGCTGGGCGTCCCCCGCGAGTATCTGCTCGAGCACGGGATCGCCGAACTGATTCACCCCGACGACCGGCCGGAATTGCGGCGGCGGGTGATCGATCTCCTGCGCACCGGCACCGGCACGGTGCGCACGGAATTGCGTTATCCACGGCCGGAGGGGGTACAGGGCTGGGCCACCTGGGCGATCACCCTGGTTCCGGAGCTGGGCGGGCGTGCGCCCTATCTGCTGGTGGTCGGCGAGGACACGACCCAGCGCCGGGAATTGCAGGCCGAATTGCATCGGCAGGCCCGGCACGACCCGCTCACGGCGCTGCCGAATCGACGGCAATTGGTGGAGGTGCTGTCGGATATCGGCGCCGACGCGGGACCACACGACCGCATCGGCCTGTGTTTCATCGATTTGGACGGGTTCAAATCGGTCAACGACACCTATGGCCACGGTGCGGGTGACCGCTTGCTGACGGCGGTCGCGGACCGGCTCGCGGCGGCGGCGCCCGGGGTGCTGCTGGCCCGCGTCGGCGGCGACGAATTCGTCGCCCTGATCCGCCCGCCGTGCGATACCGACCGCATCGCCGAGGTCGCCGAACAATTGTTGGATGCCCTGGCCGAGCCGCTGCCGGTCGACGGTCGTGATCTGATGATCTCGGCGTGTATCGGCGCGATCGTCACCCTGGTGGCGGGCGCCGACGCCGAACTGCTTCTCGACGCGGCGGACGCCGGTCTCTACCGGGCCAAGGCGACCGGGCGCAACCGCTGGGTCCTCCATTCGGCCGATGTTCCGGCTCGGGTCCGCGGCCTAGGATGA
- a CDS encoding SAM-dependent methyltransferase, with the protein MQPLLPDWAADDIDPQIPSPARVYDYLLGGFANFEVDRSVAARMIEIIPEVPRTARANRAFLQRAVGFLAAAGVDQFLDLGSGIPTAGNVHEIAQQVRPETRIVYVDIDPVAVTMSRKLLSGNPFANAVHGDFTDVDRVLRHPQVRELIDFDRPVAVLMVSMLHFVHDDDLAAAMFDRLRATIAPGSYVALSHLTAEGPPEQMDRMLAVTESVTGRGDRLRTRAEILDLLGELELVEPGLAYLARWRPDPDEAQPEIRPLDGYAAVARKR; encoded by the coding sequence GTGCAACCTCTCTTACCCGACTGGGCCGCCGACGACATCGATCCTCAGATCCCCAGTCCGGCACGGGTTTACGACTATCTGCTCGGCGGATTCGCCAATTTCGAGGTGGATCGGTCGGTGGCCGCGCGCATGATCGAGATCATCCCGGAGGTTCCCCGCACGGCGCGCGCCAATCGAGCGTTCCTGCAGCGGGCGGTCGGTTTCCTCGCCGCGGCCGGTGTGGACCAGTTCCTCGATCTCGGATCCGGAATTCCGACGGCGGGCAATGTGCACGAAATCGCGCAGCAGGTCCGCCCGGAGACCCGGATCGTCTACGTCGACATCGATCCGGTCGCGGTGACGATGAGCCGGAAACTGCTGTCCGGCAACCCGTTCGCCAACGCCGTACACGGTGATTTCACCGATGTCGACAGGGTGCTCCGGCATCCGCAGGTCCGGGAATTGATCGACTTCGACCGGCCGGTGGCGGTACTGATGGTGTCGATGCTGCATTTCGTCCACGACGACGATCTCGCGGCGGCGATGTTCGACCGCCTGCGCGCGACCATCGCCCCGGGCAGCTATGTGGCCCTGTCCCATCTGACCGCCGAGGGGCCGCCCGAGCAGATGGATCGGATGCTGGCGGTCACCGAGAGTGTCACCGGGCGCGGCGACCGCCTGCGCACCCGGGCGGAGATCCTGGATCTGCTGGGTGAACTGGAATTGGTGGAACCGGGCCTGGCGTATCTGGCGCGCTGGCGGCCGGACCCGGACGAGGCACAGCCCGAGATCCGCCCGCTCGACGGCTACGCGGCGGTCGCCCGCAAACGCTGA
- a CDS encoding alpha/beta hydrolase, translating to MSGTSRRAGRWAALCVTMATVAGSLGLLSGPAAATGTPDGSRIERIIETDARHETLQVYSAAMDRTITMRVLRPTRTSRPSPVLYLLNGAEDGIGPGGAETSWGTRTDIDAFTADRDVNVVNILDGRYSYYTDWLTDDPILGRNKWTTFLTRELPPLLDAQLHTTGRNAIAGVSMSATSVLALAESAPGLYAAVGSFSGCARTGADPGRRYAQAVVASGGGDPWNMWGPDGAPGWRAADPTTPDHLARLRGTTVRVTAGVPGPGPEAPGVEDPAAGGMLESVVAGCTRDLQQATEAAGIPVTYRYIPGGLHAWPYWERSLHEAWPDFERALAG from the coding sequence ATGAGTGGGACGAGCAGGCGAGCCGGGCGCTGGGCGGCATTGTGCGTGACGATGGCGACCGTGGCCGGATCACTGGGGTTGTTGTCCGGACCGGCCGCCGCGACCGGTACCCCGGACGGCTCCCGGATCGAGCGGATCATCGAGACCGACGCCAGACACGAGACCCTGCAGGTGTATTCGGCGGCCATGGACCGCACGATCACCATGCGGGTGCTGCGCCCCACGCGCACCTCGCGGCCGAGCCCGGTGCTGTACCTGCTGAACGGCGCCGAGGACGGCATCGGTCCCGGCGGGGCCGAGACCTCCTGGGGTACCCGCACCGACATCGACGCGTTCACCGCGGATCGGGACGTGAACGTGGTGAACATCCTCGACGGGCGCTACTCGTACTACACCGATTGGCTCACCGACGATCCGATTCTCGGCCGCAACAAGTGGACGACCTTCCTGACCCGCGAGCTGCCCCCGCTGCTGGACGCGCAATTGCACACCACGGGCCGCAATGCCATTGCCGGAGTGTCGATGTCGGCCACCTCGGTGCTCGCACTGGCCGAATCGGCTCCCGGACTGTACGCGGCGGTCGGTTCCTTCAGCGGCTGTGCGCGGACCGGCGCCGATCCGGGACGCCGTTACGCGCAGGCGGTGGTGGCCTCCGGCGGTGGTGATCCGTGGAACATGTGGGGGCCCGACGGCGCACCGGGCTGGCGCGCGGCCGACCCCACCACCCCCGACCATCTCGCCCGGTTACGAGGGACCACCGTCCGCGTCACCGCCGGGGTGCCCGGTCCCGGTCCCGAGGCGCCGGGTGTCGAGGACCCGGCCGCGGGCGGGATGCTGGAATCGGTGGTCGCGGGGTGCACCCGTGATCTGCAGCAGGCGACCGAGGCCGCCGGGATCCCGGTCACCTACCGCTACATCCCCGGCGGCTTGCACGCCTGGCCGTACTGGGAGCGTTCCCTGCACGAGGCCTGGCCGGATTTCGAACGCGCGCTGGCCGGTTGA
- a CDS encoding AMP-binding protein, translating into MTTEVFDTAVELPVARSDVWKLLTDPQLYPRIFIGIGACDRVETIAGAPVWQLRIGTAATEIRTLSVTVRAGHPGSAFELSCAATGSFASIRLREIDGGTRVVVTCFAAGRVHPVASTASTADALAWLDAGLRRLRELTTAAPTSVLVNGEDAPLRRRAEVARRIVGTGVVHTARPDRSVGQLRGLARWGFNLAGGYAAAAGHSPDRIAIVDDEGSRTFAEIDRRSSALASGMSGLGLRSGDAIGLLARNHAGMVETMVAAGKLGVDTILLNAGLSARRIEEIVQRHRLAHVFVDAELDSLIHYLHADIERIATDAGTPGRTTIEDLIDSGAGRFAKPARPGRLVVLTSGTSGTPKGARRPHAKGFATVAALLSRIPLRMNDTMLIPAPLFHTWGLAALQLSTALRATVVLPAQFDAADTLRRVAEHRAGTVILVPTMVQRILDLPTAVRARHDTSCLRVAASCGAPLAGATVLRFADCYGDVLYNVYGSTEVSWATIATPEDLRTAPATAGRPPLGTRLAVLGPDRAPVPIGATGRIYVGNHMLFDGYVNSAPPEETDGMLDTGDLGYLDADGRLFIAGRDDEMIISGGENVFPRPVEEALSHLPQITDVAVVGVPDREFGQRLAAFIVKREGSGLDPDMIRTYVRNRLSRFSVPRDVTFLSALPRGETGKVLKRLLIGGPPELAGPSQAATGL; encoded by the coding sequence GTGACTACCGAGGTTTTCGACACCGCCGTCGAACTGCCGGTCGCACGCAGTGACGTATGGAAGCTGCTGACCGACCCGCAGCTGTATCCGCGCATATTCATCGGAATCGGCGCCTGCGATCGGGTGGAGACCATCGCGGGCGCACCGGTATGGCAGCTGCGCATCGGCACCGCCGCCACCGAGATCCGGACACTGTCGGTGACCGTTCGCGCCGGGCATCCGGGTTCGGCGTTCGAGTTGAGTTGCGCGGCGACGGGCAGTTTCGCCTCGATCCGGCTGCGCGAGATCGACGGGGGCACCCGGGTCGTCGTCACCTGTTTCGCCGCGGGGCGGGTGCATCCCGTCGCGAGCACCGCCTCGACCGCGGACGCGCTGGCCTGGCTGGACGCCGGCCTGCGGCGACTGCGCGAACTGACCACCGCCGCACCGACTTCGGTGCTGGTCAACGGTGAGGACGCGCCGCTGCGGCGGCGCGCGGAGGTGGCCCGGCGCATCGTGGGCACCGGGGTCGTGCACACCGCGCGCCCGGATCGCAGCGTCGGTCAGCTGCGCGGACTGGCCCGGTGGGGCTTCAATCTCGCCGGTGGATACGCGGCCGCGGCCGGACATTCCCCGGACCGGATCGCGATCGTCGACGACGAGGGCAGCCGCACCTTCGCCGAGATCGACCGGCGCAGCTCGGCTTTGGCGTCGGGGATGAGCGGACTGGGATTGCGCAGCGGTGATGCCATCGGGCTGCTCGCGCGCAATCACGCCGGGATGGTCGAAACCATGGTCGCCGCGGGCAAACTCGGCGTGGACACCATCCTGTTGAACGCCGGTCTGTCGGCCCGGCGCATCGAGGAGATCGTGCAGCGGCACCGGCTCGCGCACGTCTTCGTCGACGCCGAACTCGATTCGCTGATCCACTATCTGCACGCCGACATCGAGCGCATCGCCACCGACGCGGGGACGCCGGGCCGCACCACGATCGAGGATCTGATCGATTCGGGCGCCGGCCGTTTCGCCAAACCGGCGCGGCCCGGCCGGTTGGTCGTGCTCACCTCCGGGACCAGCGGCACACCCAAGGGCGCCCGGCGGCCGCATGCCAAGGGTTTCGCCACGGTCGCCGCGCTGCTGTCGCGAATTCCGTTGCGGATGAACGACACCATGCTCATCCCGGCCCCGCTGTTCCACACCTGGGGGCTGGCCGCCTTGCAGCTGAGCACCGCGCTGCGGGCGACGGTGGTCCTGCCCGCCCAGTTCGATGCCGCCGACACCCTGCGCCGCGTCGCCGAGCACCGGGCGGGGACGGTGATCCTGGTTCCCACCATGGTGCAGCGCATCCTGGATCTGCCCACCGCGGTGCGGGCCCGCCACGACACGTCCTGTCTGCGGGTCGCGGCCAGTTGCGGCGCACCGCTGGCCGGCGCCACCGTCCTGCGGTTCGCCGACTGCTACGGCGATGTGCTCTACAACGTCTACGGTTCCACCGAGGTCTCGTGGGCGACGATCGCGACGCCCGAGGATCTGCGGACCGCGCCCGCCACGGCCGGACGTCCGCCGCTGGGCACCCGGCTGGCGGTGCTGGGACCGGATCGGGCGCCGGTGCCGATCGGCGCGACCGGTCGCATCTACGTCGGCAATCACATGCTGTTCGACGGTTACGTCAATTCGGCGCCGCCGGAGGAGACCGACGGCATGCTCGACACCGGGGATCTGGGCTATCTGGACGCCGACGGGCGGCTCTTCATCGCCGGGCGCGACGACGAGATGATCATCTCCGGCGGGGAGAACGTCTTCCCGCGGCCGGTCGAAGAGGCGCTGTCGCATCTGCCGCAGATCACCGATGTGGCGGTGGTCGGGGTGCCCGATCGCGAATTCGGGCAGCGGCTGGCGGCGTTCATCGTCAAACGGGAGGGCTCGGGTCTGGATCCCGACATGATCCGCACCTACGTGCGCAACCGGCTCAGCCGATTCTCCGTCCCGCGCGATGTCACCTTCCTGTCGGCACTGCCGCGCGGGGAGACCGGCAAGGTGCTCAAGCGGCTGCTCATCGGCGGGCCGCCCGAATTGGCGGGTCCCTCGCAGGCTGCCACGGGGTTGTGA
- a CDS encoding PucR family transcriptional regulator → MAGQPLSSPLKDVWSLSRHMVGHFVENVAPCGTLPGDAIHGDITTITRTCLELAISLLDGRDIPEKTERLKDAAAAWAREGVPIDTIHHAIHEGFKIGFDLVVTNATTRNTTHGNSNGSATSDEPTLTLTHTDYTNLLTGAKLLVEILDTMTTAVSHAYVRELRAVVSEHHNAVHTLTSALLGGHPTSTMARECGIEIADNYHILALHIPPHPDQHNPHLDPTIIARRKLRRIQAALATNTHTTTLSLLSTDGGTLLIPTTHTTPTDLDPLITHLSHAARVPITATTTTTTTTDIPTATDQTHQLLDMVTRLESIPGLYRFDDLALEYQLTRPGPGRDHLGTLLNPLDHHPELLTTLQTHIANNLNRQRTARLLHVHTNTVDYRLKRIAQLTGFDPTQASGLWYLRSALVARTYATT, encoded by the coding sequence ATGGCGGGTCAGCCGCTGTCGTCGCCGTTGAAGGATGTCTGGTCCCTGTCCCGCCACATGGTCGGACACTTCGTCGAAAACGTCGCCCCCTGCGGCACCCTCCCCGGCGACGCCATCCACGGCGACATCACCACCATCACCCGCACCTGCCTCGAACTCGCCATCAGCCTCCTCGACGGCCGCGACATCCCCGAAAAAACCGAACGCCTCAAAGACGCCGCCGCCGCCTGGGCCCGCGAAGGCGTCCCCATCGACACCATCCACCACGCCATCCACGAAGGCTTCAAAATCGGCTTCGACCTCGTCGTCACCAACGCCACCACCCGCAACACCACCCACGGCAACAGCAACGGCAGCGCCACGAGCGACGAACCCACACTCACCCTCACCCACACCGACTACACCAACCTCCTCACCGGCGCCAAACTCCTCGTCGAAATCCTCGACACCATGACCACCGCCGTCTCCCACGCCTACGTCCGCGAACTCCGCGCCGTCGTCTCCGAACACCACAACGCCGTCCACACCCTCACCTCAGCCCTCCTCGGCGGCCACCCCACCTCCACCATGGCCCGCGAATGCGGCATCGAAATCGCCGACAACTACCACATCCTCGCCCTCCACATCCCCCCACACCCCGACCAACACAACCCCCACCTCGACCCCACCATCATCGCCCGCCGCAAACTCCGCCGCATCCAAGCCGCCCTCGCCACCAACACCCACACCACCACCCTGTCCCTCCTCTCCACCGACGGCGGCACCCTCCTCATCCCCACCACCCACACCACACCCACCGACCTCGACCCCCTCATCACCCACCTCTCCCACGCCGCCAGAGTCCCCATCACCGCCACCACCACCACAACCACCACCACCGACATCCCCACCGCCACCGACCAAACCCACCAACTCCTCGACATGGTCACCCGCCTGGAATCCATCCCCGGCCTCTACCGATTCGACGACCTCGCCCTCGAATACCAACTCACCCGCCCCGGACCCGGACGCGACCACCTCGGCACCCTCCTCAACCCCCTCGACCACCACCCCGAACTCCTCACCACCCTCCAAACCCACATCGCCAACAACCTCAACCGCCAACGCACCGCCCGACTCCTCCACGTCCACACCAACACCGTCGACTACCGACTCAAACGCATCGCCCAACTCACCGGCTTCGACCCCACCCAAGCCAGCGGACTCTGGTACCTCCGCTCCGCACTCGTCGCACGCACCTACGCCACCACCTGA
- a CDS encoding helix-turn-helix domain-containing protein, giving the protein MTITQHNVAPVGTQAARHADTLAPMGARLRTARKLLLGREIEHMLSTAGVNQAEAARIIDTSQSRIAMLINGASSITVGDLERLAVTLGFTDPGYLDSLEALRRDNHKRGFWNTGHRRAYLEELRLLVDLEAHASMLRVAEAEIVPGLIQCESYIRALHEPPHDDVDPPEPAAVTVEDSVRARLARQDVLAGPGAPDFHAVLSESCLRREYGGRSVMAEQLEYLLALSHRPNITLQVLPFAATTRGAGMEDRFTLVRVPSPGAAGDLDMAIVESQGDIRYIDDKPAVRARETVWGRLSVAAADPERSRAFIERIARSFRRESVTGT; this is encoded by the coding sequence ATGACCATCACGCAGCACAATGTCGCACCTGTCGGCACGCAGGCGGCGCGCCACGCCGATACGCTGGCACCTATGGGAGCCCGATTACGAACCGCGCGAAAACTGCTGCTGGGTCGCGAGATCGAACACATGCTCAGCACGGCGGGGGTGAATCAGGCGGAGGCCGCCCGGATCATCGACACCAGCCAGAGCCGAATCGCCATGCTGATCAACGGTGCCAGCTCGATCACCGTCGGCGATCTCGAAAGACTGGCGGTGACACTCGGATTCACCGACCCCGGATATCTGGACAGTCTCGAGGCATTACGCCGGGACAACCACAAACGCGGATTCTGGAACACCGGGCACCGGCGCGCCTATCTGGAGGAGTTGCGACTCCTGGTCGATCTCGAGGCGCACGCGAGCATGTTGCGGGTCGCCGAGGCGGAAATCGTGCCCGGCCTGATCCAGTGCGAGTCCTATATCCGAGCCCTGCACGAACCCCCGCACGACGACGTGGACCCGCCGGAACCGGCCGCGGTCACCGTCGAGGACTCGGTGCGGGCGCGCCTGGCCCGCCAGGACGTACTCGCCGGGCCCGGGGCGCCGGATTTTCACGCCGTACTCTCGGAATCCTGCCTGCGCCGCGAGTACGGCGGGCGATCGGTCATGGCCGAGCAACTGGAATATCTGCTCGCCCTGTCCCATCGGCCCAACATCACCCTGCAGGTCCTCCCCTTCGCGGCCACCACCCGGGGCGCCGGTATGGAGGACCGCTTCACCCTGGTGCGGGTGCCCTCGCCCGGTGCGGCGGGCGATCTGGACATGGCGATCGTGGAGAGCCAGGGCGATATCCGATACATCGACGACAAACCCGCGGTCCGGGCGCGGGAGACGGTATGGGGCCGATTATCCGTGGCCGCGGCCGATCCCGAGCGGTCGCGCGCGTTCATCGAGCGGATCGCGCGTTCGTTCCGACGCGAGAGCGTCACCGGGACGTGA